A stretch of the Candidatus Binatia bacterium genome encodes the following:
- a CDS encoding PAS domain S-box protein — protein sequence MLARRQHPRLMRYSFAALTVCVLAWFEIATWPLFRASPFLPLAVGVVVAATLAGPGPGFFATGLGLIASQLLPRSGATGALAYAPLVAFVGLGAAASLLSLTGHVSRTRMRKILEGVSDGCAFLGTDWRYRFVNRAAGQLAGRPPEELVGRGVSEVFPHVADLPALRELRRAMDEGIPGRLETWYPPHGRWYETNLYPAEEGVMIIVRDVTDRRGAEEALRESERRLRAIFEQSIAGIAQTDLEGRFLQVNERYCEIVGQSRAQLSGRSLSDVIHPDDRSRHAALFGELLGACRDFVAEERYVRPNGAVVWVRKQVSAVRDAEGAPRFCFAIVEEITERKHAESEKDDALQRERVARAEAESANRSKDDFLAVVSHELRTPLTAIVGWLRLLRIGAVDASSSSRALETVERNAGILVRLVEDLLDASRIASGKLKLEVRPTTVSDAVRASLEVVRPAAEAKRIRIVARLSPGADLVLGDPARLQQVVWNLLSNAVKFTPEDGRVEVASGPSNGSIAISVSDSGPGIAPEMLPRIFERFRQAESVQNRRHSGLGLGLAIVRNVVEMHGGTVKAESAGPGSGARFTVFLPPYRGAKTAADGVPGVPARNGAPKRPDATRSVRVPAPPPDRDAPSLAGTRILLVEDEEDTRAVVTRILAWRGAEVRACVSAREARAAFEAAPPDVIVSDIGMPEESGYSLIEGIRRAERGRGLHTPAIALTAYAQETHRLRALASGFDAHVSKPVDPAELVRTVALVQGGAAARG from the coding sequence ATGCTCGCACGAAGGCAGCACCCCCGCCTGATGCGCTACTCCTTCGCCGCGCTGACCGTTTGCGTGCTCGCCTGGTTCGAGATCGCCACGTGGCCCCTGTTCCGGGCTTCTCCGTTCCTGCCGCTCGCCGTGGGCGTCGTCGTCGCGGCCACGCTCGCCGGCCCCGGCCCCGGATTCTTCGCCACCGGGCTGGGCCTGATCGCGAGCCAGCTCCTGCCCCGCTCCGGCGCCACCGGCGCCCTGGCCTATGCCCCGCTCGTCGCCTTCGTTGGACTCGGGGCCGCGGCCAGCCTTCTCAGCCTCACCGGCCACGTGAGCCGGACGCGCATGCGGAAGATCCTGGAGGGCGTCTCCGACGGATGCGCCTTCCTCGGCACCGACTGGCGGTATCGCTTCGTGAATCGCGCGGCCGGCCAGCTGGCCGGGCGCCCGCCGGAGGAGCTGGTGGGACGCGGCGTCTCCGAAGTGTTCCCGCACGTCGCCGACCTGCCGGCGCTGCGCGAGCTGCGCCGCGCGATGGACGAGGGGATCCCCGGGCGCCTCGAGACCTGGTATCCGCCCCACGGACGCTGGTACGAGACGAACCTGTATCCGGCCGAAGAGGGGGTCATGATCATCGTGCGCGACGTGACCGACCGGCGCGGCGCCGAAGAGGCGCTGCGGGAGAGCGAGCGGCGCCTGCGGGCGATCTTCGAGCAGTCGATCGCGGGCATCGCCCAGACCGACCTCGAGGGCCGCTTCCTCCAGGTGAACGAGCGCTACTGCGAGATCGTCGGCCAGAGCCGGGCCCAGCTGTCGGGCCGCTCGCTCTCCGACGTGATCCATCCCGACGACCGAAGCCGCCACGCCGCCCTCTTCGGCGAGCTTCTCGGCGCGTGCCGCGACTTCGTCGCCGAGGAGCGCTACGTGCGCCCGAACGGCGCCGTGGTCTGGGTCCGGAAGCAGGTCTCCGCCGTGCGCGACGCCGAGGGCGCGCCGCGGTTCTGCTTCGCCATCGTCGAGGAGATCACCGAGCGCAAGCACGCCGAGTCCGAGAAGGACGATGCGCTCCAGCGGGAGCGCGTCGCGCGGGCCGAGGCCGAGAGCGCGAACCGCTCGAAGGACGATTTCCTCGCGGTCGTCTCGCACGAGCTGCGCACGCCGCTCACCGCTATCGTGGGCTGGCTCCGACTCCTGCGCATCGGCGCCGTGGACGCTTCCTCCTCGTCGAGGGCCCTGGAGACGGTGGAGCGCAACGCCGGGATCCTGGTGCGGCTGGTGGAGGATCTGCTCGACGCCTCGCGCATCGCCTCGGGCAAGCTGAAGCTGGAGGTCCGCCCGACGACCGTCTCCGATGCCGTCCGGGCGTCCCTGGAGGTGGTGCGGCCGGCCGCCGAGGCCAAGCGGATTCGGATCGTAGCGCGGCTGTCGCCGGGCGCGGACCTGGTGCTCGGCGATCCGGCCAGGCTCCAGCAGGTCGTCTGGAATCTGCTCTCGAACGCGGTCAAGTTCACCCCCGAAGACGGCCGGGTGGAGGTCGCCTCCGGACCCTCGAACGGCTCCATCGCGATTTCGGTATCCGATTCCGGCCCTGGGATCGCGCCCGAGATGCTGCCGCGGATCTTCGAGCGCTTCCGGCAAGCCGAGAGCGTGCAGAATCGACGGCACTCCGGCCTGGGGCTGGGGCTCGCGATCGTCCGGAACGTGGTCGAGATGCACGGCGGCACGGTGAAGGCGGAGAGCGCCGGTCCGGGGAGCGGAGCCCGGTTCACGGTATTCCTGCCGCCCTATCGCGGCGCGAAGACCGCCGCGGACGGCGTTCCAGGCGTTCCTGCCCGAAACGGCGCGCCCAAGCGCCCCGACGCCACCCGCTCCGTGCGCGTCCCCGCGCCCCCGCCGGATCGAGACGCTCCATCGCTCGCGGGCACGCGCATCCTCCTGGTCGAGGACGAAGAGGACACGCGCGCGGTCGTGACGCGCATCCTGGCCTGGCGCGGCGCCGAGGTGCGCGCGTGCGTCTCGGCGCGCGAGGCGCGCGCCGCGTTCGAAGCGGCGCCGCCCGACGTCATCGTCTCCGACATCGGGATGCCCGAGGAGTCGGGCTATTCGCTGATCGAAGGGATCCGCCGGGCCGAGCGGGGGCGCGGCCTCCACACGCCGGCGATCGCGCTCACGGCGTACGCCCAGGAGACGCATCGGCTGCGCGCGCTGGCTTCGGGCTTCGACGCGCACGTGTCGAAGCCGGTGGACCCGGCCGAGCTGGTGCGGACGGTGGCGCTGGTGCAGGGCGGAGCGGCGGCGCGGGGCTGA
- a CDS encoding Crp/Fnr family transcriptional regulator, translated as MLTPVERVLILKGADLLRGVGPRHLLGLANVSREVPIYAGDTIYLETDPADALYIVVEGRVRISTDGRATSEVGPGEAFGTWSLIDDSERGQRAECVEDGLALSLTREEFYDVASGDLAILQELVRVLAKRLRELAATAPPEEARVEGEGIERTEAQVEAARPTDQPAEAEAVGPASSPGSSLAAAAAGKPSSAETPAAVPNLPGPTDGAAAMDPVIAPEPIAPPVEGVETEE; from the coding sequence GTGCTGACCCCCGTCGAACGCGTGCTGATCTTGAAGGGCGCGGATCTCCTGCGCGGCGTGGGACCCCGGCATCTCCTGGGCCTGGCCAACGTCTCGCGCGAGGTGCCGATCTACGCCGGGGACACCATCTACCTGGAGACCGACCCCGCGGACGCCCTCTACATCGTCGTCGAGGGACGCGTGCGGATCTCCACGGACGGGCGCGCCACCTCGGAGGTGGGGCCCGGCGAGGCCTTCGGGACCTGGTCCTTGATCGACGACTCCGAGCGCGGCCAGCGCGCCGAGTGCGTCGAGGACGGGCTTGCGCTCTCGCTCACGCGCGAGGAGTTCTACGACGTCGCGTCCGGCGATCTCGCCATTCTTCAAGAGCTGGTGCGCGTGCTGGCCAAGCGGCTGCGTGAGCTCGCGGCCACGGCACCGCCCGAAGAGGCGCGGGTCGAGGGAGAGGGAATCGAGAGGACGGAGGCGCAGGTCGAGGCCGCGCGCCCGACGGATCAACCCGCGGAAGCGGAAGCGGTCGGCCCCGCGTCGTCTCCGGGCTCGTCGCTCGCGGCGGCCGCGGCGGGCAAGCCGTCTTCGGCCGAGACCCCGGCCGCGGTGCCGAACCTGCCCGGGCCGACCGACGGCGCCGCCGCCATGGATCCGGTCATCGCGCCGGAGCCGATCGCGCCGCCCGTGGAAGGGGTGGAGACGGAAGAGTAG
- a CDS encoding Npt1/Npt2 family nucleotide transporter, with protein sequence MALTRRLGLEPEEQRTFYLMGLLVAALLCAYTLAKVVRDALFLANFGALALPYAYVGVALASAAFVWFEGRLTRRYARLDLTRFNQVLAVVIGFSAAALYPLARTWTTALFYLWTGSQAMLLIPHFWLLALDVWDSHRARRLFPILSGCGLIGGLAGGGIAGWMTPLLKRVGLMWIVAGLFLVSHVLTLVLQKHRARRASPMEFASPLSRWEILRRSGYIRLLALTLALAVIVGTLIDFQFKFFIQRVYPDPHDLTQFLGRFQVAVNALALVVQFVVVGWAFHRLGLTNASLLQPALVMVFGGWVAATGGWLAIIAMRWVQGVVLQTFGKSASEIYYMAVRPPERRRIKPTVDTLVERWSDAVVGVLLIVVLRAIGIAIPVLIGTTLAVAGVWIVSLFFLNRQYGRAFQEALSRRWVEPELSPESLQTPAAEQALLMAIRSGKEPQMITALRLAEGARGRAVAAGVRAALAHPSAAVRAAAIRAAEALRLRSAASVIQPMERDRDEAVAGAALRYGLAMSRNPVAYARERLEGKDPALCRRIVEVLFERPYAAPGALTLEWIDRRIEKGDTESLILAAHAVGATPGSAARSRLQTLLADPDVEVKRAALLAAARRPTATLLDSILPLLFVPEVGGEARAAVAAIGDPAVPSLIRFLSGEHSARARAIAVRALAELGSPRAVNALLGLTRSSDPNERTLGLRSLSRVRVNTGRPVLPRALVHRLFLRELRSYRSSIEPAVELENAVDPEIRLLAESWVEYGEGALERAMRALACWYDPQPVSGAFERLKSRDYEQVAPALEFLVHVLPRPVFRPLREIFESRMVRERTRGDDTPTRLADWIRAAWETGDAWMRACAVRASWVVIEADRTWFAGGESSAMVDAELAARFPDFPPAGAAARLAGGAAPC encoded by the coding sequence ATGGCCCTGACTCGCCGTCTCGGACTCGAGCCGGAAGAGCAGCGGACGTTCTACCTCATGGGCCTCCTGGTCGCGGCGCTCCTCTGCGCCTACACGCTGGCCAAGGTGGTGCGCGACGCGCTCTTCCTCGCCAACTTCGGCGCGCTCGCGCTTCCCTACGCCTACGTCGGCGTGGCGCTCGCGTCAGCGGCGTTCGTCTGGTTCGAGGGCCGGCTCACCCGCCGCTACGCCCGGCTCGACCTGACCCGGTTCAACCAGGTGCTCGCGGTCGTGATCGGGTTCTCCGCGGCGGCCCTGTACCCCCTGGCCCGCACGTGGACGACGGCGCTGTTCTACCTCTGGACCGGAAGCCAGGCGATGCTCCTCATCCCGCACTTCTGGCTCCTGGCGCTGGACGTCTGGGACTCGCACCGCGCGCGGAGGCTCTTTCCGATCCTGAGCGGCTGCGGCCTGATCGGCGGGCTCGCGGGGGGCGGCATCGCGGGGTGGATGACGCCGCTGCTCAAGCGCGTCGGGCTCATGTGGATCGTGGCGGGACTGTTCCTCGTCTCCCACGTTCTCACGCTGGTGCTGCAGAAGCACCGGGCGCGCCGCGCGAGCCCGATGGAGTTCGCTTCGCCGCTCTCGCGCTGGGAGATCCTCCGACGGTCCGGCTACATCCGGCTCCTGGCGCTGACCCTGGCGCTCGCGGTGATCGTGGGGACGCTGATCGACTTCCAGTTCAAGTTCTTCATTCAGCGGGTCTATCCCGATCCGCACGACCTCACGCAGTTCCTGGGGCGGTTTCAGGTGGCCGTGAACGCGCTCGCGCTGGTCGTCCAGTTCGTCGTGGTCGGGTGGGCCTTCCACCGGCTGGGACTGACCAACGCGAGTCTGCTCCAGCCCGCTCTGGTGATGGTCTTCGGTGGCTGGGTCGCGGCCACGGGCGGGTGGCTGGCGATCATCGCCATGCGCTGGGTCCAGGGGGTCGTGCTCCAGACCTTCGGCAAGTCCGCGTCGGAGATCTACTACATGGCCGTGCGCCCACCCGAGCGGCGGCGCATCAAGCCCACGGTGGACACCCTGGTGGAGCGCTGGTCGGATGCCGTCGTGGGGGTCCTCCTGATCGTGGTCCTTCGGGCGATCGGCATCGCGATTCCCGTTCTCATCGGAACCACCCTGGCCGTGGCGGGCGTCTGGATCGTGTCCCTCTTCTTCCTGAACCGCCAGTATGGGCGCGCGTTCCAGGAGGCGCTGAGCCGGCGCTGGGTCGAGCCGGAGCTGTCGCCGGAGTCGCTGCAGACTCCGGCCGCCGAGCAGGCGCTGCTCATGGCGATCCGCTCCGGGAAGGAGCCGCAGATGATCACCGCGCTTCGCCTGGCCGAGGGGGCGCGAGGGCGCGCCGTCGCCGCCGGTGTGCGCGCGGCCCTCGCCCACCCCTCCGCGGCGGTCCGCGCGGCGGCGATTCGCGCGGCCGAAGCGCTGCGCCTGCGGTCGGCCGCTTCCGTGATCCAGCCGATGGAGCGCGACCGGGACGAAGCGGTGGCCGGCGCGGCGCTCCGGTACGGTCTCGCCATGAGCCGGAACCCCGTCGCGTACGCGCGCGAGCGTCTGGAGGGAAAGGACCCCGCCCTTTGCCGGCGTATCGTCGAGGTGTTGTTCGAGCGGCCCTACGCGGCCCCGGGGGCGCTCACGCTCGAGTGGATCGACCGCCGGATCGAGAAAGGGGACACGGAGAGCCTCATCCTTGCCGCGCACGCCGTGGGGGCCACCCCCGGCAGCGCCGCCCGCTCGCGTCTCCAGACGCTGCTGGCCGACCCCGACGTGGAAGTGAAGCGGGCGGCGCTCCTCGCCGCCGCGCGCCGTCCCACGGCGACGCTCCTCGACTCGATCCTCCCGCTCCTCTTCGTGCCTGAAGTAGGCGGCGAGGCCCGCGCCGCGGTCGCCGCGATCGGCGACCCTGCGGTGCCGAGCCTGATCCGCTTCCTGAGCGGCGAACACAGCGCGCGCGCCCGGGCCATCGCGGTGCGCGCCCTCGCGGAGCTGGGCAGCCCGCGCGCCGTGAACGCGCTGCTGGGCCTGACGCGGAGCAGCGATCCCAACGAGCGCACGCTCGGCCTGCGCAGCCTGAGCCGCGTGCGCGTGAACACCGGCCGCCCCGTCCTGCCTCGCGCGCTCGTGCACCGGCTCTTCCTCCGCGAGCTGCGAAGCTATCGCTCGTCGATCGAGCCGGCGGTCGAGCTGGAGAACGCCGTGGACCCGGAGATCCGGCTTCTCGCCGAGAGCTGGGTCGAATACGGGGAAGGGGCGCTGGAGCGCGCGATGCGCGCTCTGGCCTGCTGGTACGACCCGCAGCCCGTGTCGGGGGCCTTCGAGCGGCTCAAGTCGCGGGACTACGAGCAGGTGGCTCCGGCGCTGGAATTCCTGGTGCACGTGCTGCCGCGCCCCGTGTTCCGGCCGCTGCGCGAGATCTTCGAATCGCGCATGGTCCGCGAGCGCACGCGGGGCGACGACACTCCGACCCGTCTCGCCGACTGGATCCGGGCGGCGTGGGAAACGGGCGACGCGTGGATGCGCGCGTGCGCCGTCCGCGCGTCGTGGGTGGTCATCGAAGCCGACCGGACCTGGTTCGCGGGGGGCGAATCCAGCGCCATGGTGGACGCGGAGCTGGCCGCGCGCTTCCCGGATTTCCCCCCCGCGGGAGCGGCGGCGCGCCTCGCGGGAGGAGCGGCCCCGTGCTGA
- a CDS encoding metallophosphoesterase translates to MSEATPPRTGGAWIRRSGIFLAAALTLAAGCSSTGRLTGVTQTIAPPPADSIPRSAQRAEGERRLAREAGGAPGTWSLFTGDSLIGFVPGTGDSTRRYLGRLRRGYTADTLNILLCGDNRPAYRTTRLKEDILRVEHIFSLNPLNVVRGLIAIPTVLVRGLVPDLALVRDIPDLARNHPTWGREVAVNKAIGAKLDSLEASGQAVSAIINTGDLVKDGRVPAQWKRFLNLIRPLSSRVPYFGIAGNHERTDTPLGVENWRTATGLPATGDRLYYCFDSADGWVRFLALDSNPMTDPANHWPRDVEIKYSDEQIDWLVARIKEHRGPAFVFMHHPPLSVGFHRVEWQSDAVLQERRERMVRALHENGIGVLATGHEHAYQRALMTWPDGVLINLVTGGAGSPLHDIPSREESARLFSEYKVAGGVIKPENVLTGQFFHFIHVRLWFGGGDFATYEVLPNGNVRLADQVQIDLKRYGVPKIDQHKLPIPAEPKTQPPPLEENPKAKGLTSTTKSDSVSTVSKTIKNTPPPSRAKTPVRPRRTRR, encoded by the coding sequence ATGAGCGAAGCGACGCCTCCCCGAACCGGAGGCGCCTGGATTCGACGGTCGGGCATCTTCCTGGCGGCGGCCCTGACGCTGGCGGCCGGATGCTCCTCCACCGGGCGCCTGACCGGCGTGACCCAGACGATCGCGCCGCCGCCCGCCGACAGCATCCCCCGCTCGGCACAGCGCGCGGAGGGGGAGCGGCGCCTGGCGCGGGAGGCCGGGGGCGCCCCGGGAACCTGGTCGCTCTTCACCGGCGACTCGCTGATCGGCTTCGTCCCGGGCACGGGCGACAGCACGCGGCGCTACCTGGGCCGGCTCCGCCGCGGCTACACGGCCGACACGCTGAACATCCTTCTCTGCGGCGACAACCGTCCGGCGTATCGCACCACGCGCCTCAAGGAGGACATTCTCAGGGTCGAGCACATCTTCTCCCTCAACCCGCTGAACGTCGTGCGCGGCCTGATCGCGATCCCGACGGTCCTCGTGAGGGGGTTGGTGCCCGACCTGGCCCTGGTGCGCGACATCCCTGACCTGGCGCGAAATCATCCGACGTGGGGGCGCGAGGTGGCCGTCAACAAGGCGATCGGAGCGAAGCTCGATTCCCTGGAAGCGAGCGGCCAGGCGGTATCCGCGATCATCAATACCGGTGACCTCGTCAAGGACGGACGCGTCCCGGCTCAATGGAAGCGGTTCTTGAACCTGATCCGCCCGCTCTCCTCGCGCGTCCCCTACTTCGGCATCGCGGGGAATCACGAGCGCACCGACACGCCCCTGGGCGTGGAGAACTGGCGCACCGCGACGGGCCTTCCCGCGACCGGGGACCGGCTCTACTACTGCTTCGATTCAGCCGACGGCTGGGTGCGGTTCCTGGCGCTCGACTCCAATCCCATGACCGATCCGGCGAACCACTGGCCGCGCGACGTGGAGATCAAGTACTCGGACGAGCAGATCGACTGGCTGGTGGCGCGCATCAAGGAGCACCGCGGACCGGCCTTCGTCTTCATGCACCACCCTCCCCTCTCGGTGGGGTTCCACCGCGTCGAGTGGCAGAGCGACGCGGTGCTTCAGGAACGGCGCGAGCGGATGGTGCGGGCCCTGCATGAGAACGGCATCGGCGTGCTGGCGACGGGTCACGAGCACGCCTATCAGCGCGCGCTCATGACCTGGCCCGACGGCGTCCTCATCAATCTCGTCACCGGGGGCGCCGGGTCGCCGCTGCACGACATCCCCTCGCGCGAGGAGAGCGCGCGCCTCTTCAGCGAGTACAAGGTGGCCGGCGGGGTGATCAAGCCCGAGAACGTCCTGACCGGGCAGTTCTTCCACTTCATCCACGTCCGCCTCTGGTTCGGAGGCGGCGACTTCGCCACGTACGAGGTGCTCCCGAATGGAAACGTCCGGCTGGCGGACCAGGTCCAGATCGATCTGAAGCGCTACGGCGTCCCGAAGATCGACCAGCACAAGCTCCCGATCCCGGCCGAGCCGAAAACCCAGCCGCCGCCGCTCGAGGAGAACCCCAAGGCCAAGGGCCTCACCTCGACCACGAAATCCGACTCGGTATCGACCGTATCGAAGACGATCAAGAACACGCCGCCCCCCAGCCGCGCGAAAACGCCGGTGCGGCCGCGGCGGACCCGCCGCTGA
- a CDS encoding Npt1/Npt2 family nucleotide transporter: MSHTISDTAGRGVPVAGEHRGILDRVLGLFADVRGGEGVTALLLMLNIFFLLASYYLLKTIREPLILAQPGGAEVKSYAAAAIAGVLIVLVPIYSAIASRVSRVKLINGVTLFFIGCLVAFFLADRVGYAVGTAFFVWVGIFNLMVIAQLWAFANDVYTVDQGKRLFAIVGVGASLGAIAGSFVTGKLVKAFGPYPFMLAAAALLGICMVLTNLVNLREKRGVHGQPETPGDRAAAADQPAAADTGEKSRSGFMLVLTNRYLLLIAALMILSNLVNTTGEYILGKTIVNVLAARQGGAVDEEKAIGAFYGNYFTIVNIVSFLIQAFLVSRILKWFGVRTALLVLPLVALVGYASMAFVPILSFIRGAKIAENSLDYSLQNTTRNALYLPTSRAAKYKAKQANDTFFVRLGDVISAGLVFAGTTWLAFRPTDFAKVALALIVIWIGVAFALGRMFQRQAKTA; the protein is encoded by the coding sequence ATGAGCCATACGATTTCCGATACCGCCGGTCGCGGCGTCCCCGTGGCCGGCGAGCACCGGGGGATCCTCGACCGGGTCCTCGGCCTGTTCGCCGACGTGCGCGGCGGCGAGGGCGTCACCGCGCTCCTTCTGATGTTGAACATCTTCTTTCTCCTCGCCTCGTACTACCTGCTCAAGACGATCCGGGAGCCGCTGATCCTGGCGCAGCCGGGAGGCGCGGAGGTGAAGAGCTACGCCGCGGCGGCGATCGCGGGCGTCCTGATCGTGCTGGTGCCGATCTACAGCGCCATCGCCTCGCGCGTGTCGCGCGTGAAGCTGATCAACGGCGTGACGCTGTTCTTCATCGGCTGCCTCGTCGCCTTCTTCCTCGCCGATCGGGTCGGCTACGCGGTCGGGACCGCCTTCTTCGTCTGGGTCGGGATCTTCAACCTGATGGTCATCGCCCAGCTCTGGGCCTTCGCCAACGACGTCTACACCGTGGACCAGGGAAAGCGGCTCTTCGCCATCGTGGGCGTCGGCGCCTCGCTCGGTGCGATCGCGGGCTCCTTCGTGACCGGAAAGCTGGTCAAGGCGTTCGGACCCTATCCCTTCATGCTGGCCGCCGCGGCGCTTCTCGGGATCTGCATGGTGCTCACCAACCTGGTCAATCTGAGGGAGAAGCGGGGCGTGCACGGCCAGCCGGAGACGCCCGGCGACCGCGCCGCGGCCGCGGATCAGCCCGCCGCGGCGGACACGGGCGAGAAGAGTCGGAGCGGCTTCATGCTCGTCCTCACCAACCGCTACCTGCTCCTGATCGCGGCGCTGATGATTCTCTCGAATCTCGTGAACACGACGGGCGAGTACATCCTGGGGAAGACGATCGTGAACGTCCTGGCGGCGCGGCAGGGAGGCGCCGTGGACGAGGAGAAGGCGATCGGCGCCTTCTACGGGAACTACTTCACCATCGTGAACATCGTCTCCTTCCTGATCCAGGCGTTTCTCGTCTCGCGCATCCTCAAGTGGTTCGGGGTGCGCACCGCCCTTCTCGTGCTTCCCTTGGTGGCGCTGGTCGGCTACGCGTCGATGGCGTTCGTGCCGATCCTCTCCTTCATCCGCGGCGCGAAGATCGCCGAGAACTCGCTCGACTACTCGCTCCAGAACACGACGCGCAACGCCCTTTACCTGCCCACGAGCCGGGCGGCCAAGTACAAGGCGAAGCAGGCGAACGACACCTTCTTCGTTCGCCTGGGGGACGTGATCTCGGCGGGTCTCGTCTTCGCGGGAACCACGTGGCTCGCGTTCCGGCCCACCGACTTCGCCAAAGTGGCGCTGGCGCTGATCGTGATCTGGATCGGCGTCGCCTTCGCGCTGGGCCGCATGTTCCAGCGGCAGGCGAAGACCGCCTAG
- a CDS encoding FAD-dependent oxidoreductase: protein MKSDSGATRSVWMDVPPLPARPPLTRDLRADVCIVGSGIAGLTTAYLLAREGLRVAVLDDGATAGGETSRTTAHLTNVIDDRYHWIEQVHGPEGARLAAESHTAAIDTIESIAEGERIACDLLRLDAYLFAAPGDPRDELERELEAARRAGVSGVAWADRAPLDAFETGPCLRFPNQAQFHPLRYLQGVADAIERSGGRIHGGTRVTAVHHGPPPRVETADGVTVQADAVVVATNSPVHELIGVHPKQAAYRTYVVAARVPAGSVTRALYYDTEDPYHYVRLQPESQGGPDLLLVGGEDHKTGQADDADERWAALEAWTRERFPQAREFVARWSGQVMETMDGVAFIGPDKSGSRVFIATGDSGMGMTHSTIAGLLLRDLIAGRENAWARLYDPGRVSLRAAGELAKENLNFVSKYADYVTGGDVGSADEIPPGEGAVLRRGLTKVAAYRDPSGTLHEMSAVCTHLGCVVRWNSAEKSWDCPCHGSRFDSRGRVVNGPATRDLAEKDTAQPAAAWERA from the coding sequence ATGAAGAGCGACTCCGGCGCCACGCGCTCCGTGTGGATGGACGTCCCGCCGCTGCCTGCCCGCCCGCCGCTCACCCGAGACCTGCGCGCCGACGTCTGCATCGTGGGCTCCGGCATCGCGGGACTCACCACCGCCTACCTGCTCGCCCGCGAAGGGCTGCGCGTGGCGGTCCTGGACGACGGCGCCACCGCGGGCGGGGAAACCTCGCGAACCACCGCGCACCTCACGAACGTCATCGACGACCGCTACCACTGGATCGAGCAGGTCCACGGACCCGAGGGGGCGCGCCTCGCGGCCGAGAGCCACACCGCCGCGATCGACACGATCGAGTCGATCGCCGAGGGGGAGCGGATCGCCTGCGACCTCCTTCGACTCGACGCCTATCTCTTCGCCGCCCCCGGCGATCCCCGGGACGAGCTGGAGCGGGAGCTGGAGGCGGCGCGCCGCGCGGGCGTGTCGGGCGTCGCGTGGGCCGACCGGGCGCCCCTCGACGCGTTCGAAACGGGGCCCTGCCTCCGCTTTCCGAACCAGGCGCAGTTCCACCCGCTCCGCTACCTGCAGGGCGTGGCCGACGCGATCGAGCGCTCCGGAGGACGCATCCACGGCGGCACGCGCGTGACCGCGGTCCATCACGGCCCGCCGCCCCGCGTCGAGACGGCGGACGGCGTCACCGTCCAGGCGGATGCCGTCGTGGTCGCCACCAACTCGCCCGTGCACGAGCTGATCGGAGTCCATCCCAAGCAGGCCGCCTACCGCACCTACGTGGTCGCCGCCCGCGTGCCGGCCGGCTCGGTGACGCGCGCCCTCTACTACGACACCGAAGACCCCTACCACTACGTCCGCCTGCAGCCGGAGAGCCAGGGAGGGCCGGATCTCCTGCTCGTGGGGGGCGAGGACCACAAGACCGGACAGGCCGACGACGCCGACGAGCGCTGGGCGGCCCTCGAAGCGTGGACGCGCGAGCGCTTCCCCCAGGCGCGGGAGTTCGTCGCGCGGTGGTCGGGGCAGGTCATGGAGACGATGGACGGCGTGGCGTTCATCGGACCGGACAAGAGCGGGTCGCGGGTCTTCATCGCGACGGGGGATTCGGGGATGGGGATGACCCACTCCACCATCGCGGGGCTGCTCCTCCGCGATCTGATCGCGGGCCGCGAGAACGCCTGGGCCCGGCTCTACGACCCGGGCCGCGTCAGCCTGCGCGCCGCGGGAGAGCTGGCCAAGGAGAACCTGAACTTCGTATCCAAGTACGCCGACTACGTGACGGGCGGCGACGTCGGCTCCGCCGACGAGATCCCTCCCGGCGAGGGCGCGGTGCTGCGACGCGGCCTGACCAAGGTGGCGGCCTACCGCGACCCCTCGGGGACGCTCCACGAGATGTCGGCGGTCTGCACCCACCTGGGATGCGTCGTGCGCTGGAACTCGGCCGAGAAGAGCTGGGACTGCCCCTGCCACGGCTCCCGGTTCGACAGCCGCGGCCGGGTCGTGAACGGACCGGCCACGCGCGATCTCGCCGAGAAGGACACGGCGCAGCCGGCCGCGGCCTGGGAACGGGCCTGA
- a CDS encoding low affinity iron permease family protein: MPTKRRRKNAKPVARRQAPARRSWFTRFAKATSRAAGRPGAFAVAAAIIVVWGLTGPMFHYSDTWQLVINTGTTIVTFLMVFLIQNTQNRDSEAVHLKLDELIRALEGAHNALLDLEDLDDKELDKIRETYAELAESARTLLRQRGVDTGTPDVKPAR; this comes from the coding sequence ATGCCGACGAAACGACGAAGGAAGAACGCGAAACCGGTCGCACGGCGCCAGGCGCCCGCCCGGAGGTCGTGGTTCACGCGCTTCGCCAAGGCGACCTCGCGCGCCGCGGGCCGCCCGGGCGCGTTCGCCGTCGCGGCGGCGATCATCGTGGTCTGGGGACTCACGGGGCCGATGTTCCACTACAGCGACACGTGGCAGCTCGTCATCAACACGGGCACCACGATCGTCACCTTCCTGATGGTCTTCCTCATCCAGAACACGCAGAACCGGGACTCGGAGGCGGTCCACCTCAAGCTGGACGAGCTGATCCGGGCGCTCGAGGGCGCGCACAACGCGCTGCTCGATCTGGAAGACCTGGACGACAAGGAGCTGGACAAGATCCGCGAGACGTACGCGGAGCTCGCCGAGTCGGCGCGAACGCTGCTGCGGCAGCGAGGCGTGGACACGGGCACGCCGGACGTGAAACCCGCGCGCTGA